The proteins below are encoded in one region of Tachypleus tridentatus isolate NWPU-2018 chromosome 4, ASM421037v1, whole genome shotgun sequence:
- the LOC143249361 gene encoding serine/threonine-protein kinase PAK 3-like isoform X1, with translation MVMHSHIGTLQILMIFYCFSCSGTVYSAVETETGLEVVIKQINLTEEIRKELLITELSVLQEKKHPNIVNYLDSFIVGDELWIIMEYLEVGCLTNVINETCFCESEISAVCKEVLKGLDFLHFNNVIHRDIKSDNILVGKD, from the exons ATGGTAATGCATTCACATATTGGCACATTACAGATTcttatgatattttattgtttcagttgTTCAGGAACTGTGTATTCAGCAGTAGAAACAGAAACAGGGTTGGAAGTGGTTATAAAGCAGATTAACTTAACGGAAGAAATTAGAAAAGAACTTCTCATCACCGAACTTTCAGTGCTCCAGGAGAAAAAACATCCGAATATTGTGAACTACTTGGACAGCTTCATTGTCGGTGATGAACTCTGG ataataatggaatatttagaaGTTGGCTGCCTGactaatgttatcaacgaaacctgTTTCTGTGAAAGTGAAATATCAGCAGTTTGTAAGGAA gttCTCAAGGGATTAGACTTTCTGCATTTTAACAATGTTATTCACCGAGatattaaaagtgataacattttgGTTGGAAAGGATTGA
- the LOC143249361 gene encoding serine/threonine-protein kinase Pak-like isoform X2, with the protein MAPEIVRGKEYGPKVDVWSLGITAIEMLDGSPPYYDEDPDMVKDLIARNGKPNIKYKDNLSSVFKDFLDRCLEVDEDKRYSACELLKHPFITLQPLTVTAAKCVEEIINRSEPGIPIYY; encoded by the exons ATGGCTCCTGAAATAGTAAGAGGAAAAGAGTATGGGCCTAAAGTTGACGTATGGTCGCTAGGTATCACAGCAATTGAAATGTTAGATGGTAGCCCTCCTTACTACGACGAAGATCCTGACATG GTAAAAGATTTAATAGCAAGAAATGGGAAGCCAAACATCAAATATAAAGATAACCTGTCTTCAGTGTTTAAAGATTTCCTAGACAGGTGCTTAGAAGTTGATGAAGATAAAAGATACAGTGCTTGTGAACTCTTAAAG CATCCATTCATCACTTTACAACCCCTCACAGTGACAGCAGCGAAATGTGTAGAAGAAATTATTAATAGATCAGAACCAGGTATCCCAATATATTACTAA